A region of Fibrobacter sp. DNA encodes the following proteins:
- a CDS encoding tetratricopeptide repeat protein: MAKVVQITPENFETEIAQASETKAVAVLFSSAEYPDCAPYAQLVGSFSTSMDFTLGVVSCDDRANMQLIQAFRVRSVPEVHIVDKGQIADVIAGVLPEADLKKRLEKFYTSDETRTQNTLEEAIANKQFDEALPLLNEALQKTPDDKKLLLLWAKASLGMGDTEKAKEILNKFTEADDQYKEAKSLLELLDFHAEAAKKDVQGKEAIVYQQCCILAAGEQFEDALQAFLNLYVEAPEWNDGAAKKAMLTLFGVLGPKHELTWKYRAKLNTIMFI; encoded by the coding sequence ATGGCTAAAGTAGTACAAATCACCCCCGAAAATTTTGAAACCGAAATCGCCCAGGCCTCCGAGACCAAGGCCGTGGCCGTTCTTTTCTCTTCCGCCGAATACCCCGACTGCGCACCTTACGCCCAGCTGGTCGGCTCCTTCAGCACCAGCATGGACTTCACCCTGGGCGTCGTCAGTTGCGACGACCGAGCCAACATGCAGCTCATCCAGGCCTTCCGCGTCCGTTCCGTTCCCGAAGTTCATATCGTGGACAAGGGGCAGATTGCAGACGTTATCGCAGGAGTGCTCCCCGAAGCCGACCTCAAGAAGCGCCTGGAAAAGTTCTACACCTCCGACGAAACCCGCACCCAGAATACCCTGGAAGAAGCCATCGCCAACAAGCAGTTTGACGAAGCCCTCCCCCTCCTGAACGAAGCCTTGCAGAAGACTCCTGACGACAAGAAGCTCCTTCTCCTTTGGGCAAAGGCAAGCCTCGGCATGGGCGACACCGAGAAGGCCAAGGAAATTTTGAACAAATTCACAGAAGCCGACGACCAGTACAAGGAAGCCAAGTCCCTGCTGGAACTTCTGGATTTCCACGCCGAAGCCGCCAAGAAGGACGTCCAGGGCAAGGAAGCCATCGTCTATCAGCAGTGCTGCATCCTGGCCGCAGGCGAACAGTTCGAAGATGCCCTCCAGGCATTCCTCAACCTGTATGTGGAAGCTCCGGAATGGAACGACGGGGCAGCCAAGAAGGCCATGCTCACCCTGTTTGGAGTCCTAGGACCCAAGCACGAGCTCACTTGGAAGTACAGAGCCAAGCTGAATACGATTATGTTTATTTAG
- a CDS encoding biotin attachment protein — translation MKKIKFQDTSFRDGFQSIFGARVFAKDFMPAVEAACHAGITHFEAGGGARFQALYQNCGEDAFDMMDEFRRVVGPKARLQTLARGINVVALAPQPRDMIKLHADMFKKHGMTRIRNFDALNDVNNLIYSGKCITDAGLEHEVVVTMMELPPGCSGAHDPEFYERILKNILDAGVPFASVCFKDASGTANPNKVYETFKRARKLLGDDVELRIHSHDTCGTGVAQYVAAINGGADGVDLARKPLSGGTSQPDLFSMFHALKGSEFQLALGEDGIVDDHIKELMDANNVAVECLKDYNFPPEARQISPDVIFSPMPGGALTANTLMMRETKTFHLYDKVIKNMSECVARGGFASSVTPVSQFYFQQAYMNTINENAGRDRWFKMTEGYGKMLLGYQGKTPCEPDPELVKIAADQFKMEPFSVAHPGVQCAEEILEPGIPAAKKQLEENGLPVNDENIFIVGCLQTKAGNKGIEFLKGNRHIGVPKKDPNAAPAVDTKNMKAGQASTYRIALGNQSWDVQVSTLK, via the coding sequence ATGAAAAAGATCAAATTCCAGGACACCTCCTTCCGTGATGGTTTCCAGTCTATTTTCGGTGCCCGCGTGTTCGCTAAGGACTTTATGCCGGCTGTTGAAGCAGCATGCCACGCAGGTATCACCCACTTTGAAGCAGGTGGCGGCGCCCGTTTCCAGGCCCTCTACCAAAACTGCGGCGAAGACGCATTCGACATGATGGACGAATTCCGTCGCGTTGTCGGCCCGAAGGCTCGCCTCCAGACCCTCGCCCGCGGTATTAACGTTGTGGCTCTGGCTCCCCAGCCCCGCGACATGATCAAGCTCCACGCTGACATGTTCAAGAAGCACGGCATGACCCGTATCCGTAACTTCGACGCCCTCAACGACGTGAACAACCTGATCTACTCCGGTAAGTGCATTACCGACGCCGGTCTGGAACACGAAGTCGTCGTTACCATGATGGAACTTCCTCCGGGATGCTCTGGTGCACACGACCCCGAATTCTACGAACGCATCCTCAAGAACATCCTGGATGCAGGCGTTCCCTTCGCTTCCGTTTGCTTCAAGGATGCTTCCGGTACCGCAAACCCCAACAAGGTTTACGAAACCTTCAAGCGCGCCCGTAAGCTCCTCGGCGACGACGTAGAACTCCGCATCCATAGCCATGATACCTGCGGTACTGGTGTAGCTCAGTACGTTGCAGCTATCAACGGTGGTGCAGATGGTGTTGACCTGGCTCGTAAGCCCCTCTCTGGTGGTACTTCTCAGCCGGACCTCTTCTCCATGTTCCACGCTCTCAAGGGCTCTGAATTCCAGCTGGCTCTTGGCGAAGACGGCATCGTCGACGATCACATCAAGGAACTCATGGACGCAAACAACGTCGCAGTTGAATGCCTCAAGGACTACAACTTCCCGCCCGAAGCTCGTCAGATCTCTCCGGACGTGATCTTCTCCCCCATGCCGGGTGGCGCACTTACCGCCAACACCCTCATGATGCGCGAAACCAAGACCTTCCACCTGTACGACAAGGTGATCAAGAACATGAGCGAATGCGTGGCTCGCGGTGGCTTTGCTTCTTCCGTGACCCCGGTTTCTCAGTTCTACTTCCAGCAGGCCTACATGAACACCATCAACGAAAACGCTGGTCGTGATCGTTGGTTCAAGATGACTGAAGGCTACGGCAAGATGCTCCTTGGCTACCAGGGTAAGACTCCTTGCGAACCGGATCCGGAACTGGTGAAGATCGCAGCAGACCAGTTCAAGATGGAACCGTTCTCTGTGGCTCATCCGGGCGTTCAGTGCGCAGAAGAAATCCTTGAACCGGGTATTCCGGCTGCAAAGAAGCAGCTTGAAGAAAACGGTCTTCCGGTTAACGATGAAAACATCTTCATCGTCGGCTGTCTCCAGACCAAGGCTGGCAACAAGGGTATCGAATTCCTCAAGGGTAACCGCCACATTGGCGTTCCCAAGAAGGACCCGAACGCAGCACCGGCTGTGGACACCAAGAACATGAAGGCTGGTCAGGCTTCCACTTACCGTATCGCCCTCGGCAACCAGAGCTGGGACGTCCAGGTAAGCACCCTCAAGTAA
- a CDS encoding rRNA adenine N-6-methyltransferase family protein: MSQCPYCKSEVAEVKILHLDLRICPHCYSTFFPCDQTMAFRSDLSDKSRELWLKALLAKNVQDPVCDNVCCIDHGEPLVEGKLPDYGTDGKVTTCCKMFHFTPSMTVALLKRTLEHPFQVPGKEEKHHFFFIRWLFNLVDKFIGEKMPDEDPMDLLQYNLRLKPILEPEDK; this comes from the coding sequence ATGAGTCAATGTCCTTATTGTAAGTCCGAAGTTGCTGAAGTCAAGATCCTCCATCTCGACCTCCGCATTTGTCCTCACTGCTATTCCACGTTCTTCCCCTGCGATCAGACTATGGCTTTCCGTTCTGACCTCTCGGACAAGTCCCGTGAACTTTGGCTGAAGGCTTTGCTTGCCAAGAATGTGCAGGACCCGGTTTGCGATAATGTTTGCTGTATTGACCATGGGGAACCGTTAGTTGAGGGTAAGCTTCCGGATTATGGTACCGATGGTAAGGTGACGACTTGCTGCAAGATGTTCCACTTTACTCCGTCCATGACGGTGGCGTTGCTTAAGCGTACCCTGGAGCATCCGTTCCAGGTGCCTGGCAAAGAGGAAAAGCACCATTTCTTCTTCATCCGCTGGCTTTTCAATCTTGTAGACAAGTTTATTGGCGAAAAGATGCCGGATGAGGATCCGATGGATTTGCTGCAGTATAACCTGCGATTGAAACCGATTCTCGAACCCGAAGACAAGTAG
- a CDS encoding HU family DNA-binding protein codes for MNKQELIEAILANKEAGIESKAAAGRAVDAVLDGIAAGIKKDGNVQLIGFGTFQVKERAARTGRNPQTGATIKIKASKTVSFKVGAALKATASAKKAAKKSK; via the coding sequence ATGAATAAGCAAGAATTGATCGAAGCTATCCTCGCTAACAAGGAAGCTGGCATTGAATCCAAGGCCGCTGCAGGCCGCGCTGTTGACGCTGTGCTCGACGGCATCGCTGCTGGCATCAAGAAGGACGGCAACGTTCAGTTGATCGGCTTCGGTACTTTCCAGGTTAAGGAACGCGCTGCACGTACTGGCCGCAATCCGCAGACTGGTGCTACCATCAAGATCAAGGCTTCCAAGACTGTTTCCTTCAAGGTTGGCGCAGCTCTCAAGGCTACCGCTTCTGCTAAGAAGGCTGCTAAGAAGAGCAAGTAA
- a CDS encoding AI-2E family transporter, with the protein MRRAWTIDRIMRNLIVVLGIGAMLWVLNYLSGVLFPFFAAFLLAYILDPVVCKLQEKLKHRIIAVVLVIFALALIVTGAGYVFVPMVVNEVRHLGELIPKMFSDSTWVSRISVFVPEDMWQSVKGMISWDQIAKSMRSLDFWQSAQSVADRVLPSAWGLLSKTSHLIAWLSGAALIFMYLVFIMLDMPKLRRGAKSLVPRKFRIDAADFGKEVDRFMGSYFRAQSLVALTVGVLYAIGFGIIGLPMGVAFGLFSGALNMIPYLQLTTIPLALLLAVVYALDTAMPFWEVAVIVLAIYGLVQVIQDFFLVPKIVGSSMDLPPVGILLSLSIWGKLLGFLGLIVAIPFTCICLVYLEKIQKKADEIAEDEGEPSPEA; encoded by the coding sequence ATGAGACGCGCATGGACTATTGATAGAATTATGCGTAACCTTATTGTGGTTCTTGGTATTGGAGCCATGCTTTGGGTGCTGAACTATTTGAGCGGAGTCTTGTTCCCGTTCTTTGCTGCATTCTTGTTGGCCTACATCCTGGACCCTGTGGTTTGCAAACTTCAAGAAAAATTGAAACATCGCATCATTGCTGTTGTCCTTGTGATATTTGCTTTGGCTTTGATTGTTACTGGGGCCGGTTATGTGTTTGTTCCTATGGTGGTAAACGAAGTCCGACACCTGGGTGAACTTATCCCGAAGATGTTCAGTGATTCCACCTGGGTGTCTCGAATTTCTGTGTTCGTTCCTGAAGACATGTGGCAATCTGTGAAGGGAATGATTTCGTGGGATCAGATTGCGAAGTCCATGCGTAGCCTTGACTTTTGGCAGTCTGCACAATCTGTGGCTGACCGCGTTCTTCCAAGTGCTTGGGGCTTGTTGTCTAAGACATCGCACTTGATTGCCTGGTTGTCTGGTGCGGCCTTGATTTTCATGTATCTCGTGTTCATTATGTTGGATATGCCGAAACTTCGCCGCGGAGCTAAGAGCTTGGTTCCGAGAAAGTTCAGGATTGATGCAGCTGATTTTGGAAAAGAAGTTGATCGCTTCATGGGAAGCTACTTCCGTGCCCAGTCCTTGGTGGCACTGACGGTGGGAGTCCTGTACGCAATTGGCTTTGGAATCATTGGACTGCCTATGGGAGTTGCCTTCGGTTTGTTCTCAGGTGCGTTGAACATGATTCCCTATTTGCAGTTGACGACCATTCCTTTGGCCTTGCTGCTGGCGGTGGTCTATGCGTTGGATACTGCAATGCCTTTCTGGGAAGTGGCTGTGATTGTCCTTGCAATCTATGGTCTTGTCCAGGTTATTCAGGACTTCTTCCTCGTTCCAAAAATCGTAGGATCCTCAATGGATCTGCCGCCGGTAGGCATTTTGCTTTCCCTTTCTATCTGGGGCAAGTTGCTTGGTTTCCTTGGCTTGATTGTTGCAATTCCGTTCACTTGTATCTGCTTAGTTTACTTGGAAAAGATTCAGAAAAAAGCTGACGAGATTGCGGAGGACGAGGGCGAACCTAGCCCCGAGGCTTGA